The genomic interval GGATCACTCATCGGTGGAGCGTTGTTTCACATGATTCCCACTTCTGTCGACAAGATGGGAAACTCTGTTGCGGTTTACCTTTGGCTAGCGGCCGGGTTTGTAACGTTCCTGGCCCTGGAGCAGTTCCTACATTGGCATCACAGTCACGAAACACAGCCAGGCGCAAGAGAGCCACTCACGTACCTTATTCTCATTGCGGATGGGTTGCATAATCTGATTGGTGGAATGTTTGTCGGTGCCACGTTCTTGATTGATGTCCGCCTCGGGGTAACAGCTTGGCTGGCTGCTGCAGCACATGAAGTGCCTCAAGAGATGGGAGACTTCGCCATCCTAGTTCACGGCGGTTGGTCCCAAAAGGGCGCACTATTCTTCAACTTTCTATCAGCACTGACTTTTCCGCTAGGAGGTATCCTTGTCTATGCGGCATCAACGACGATCGACGTCAACTTTCTCGTGCCCTTCGCTGCCGGCAACTTCCTTTACATTGGTGCAGCTGACTTGATTCCCGAGATCAAGAAGAGCCATGACCTTCAAACCAATCTCATTCATTTTGTGACCTTACTCGCTGGCATGATGGTGCTGCTTCTCTTGCGGACGTGACTAGATTATCGCAAGCGAGACCCCGGGGAGGGGTAATAGTCAAAACATTCTCACAACTCAGTGATCGGTGCCCATTGACCTCCGACTGGCGTCATCGTAAAATGTCTAATGATGTCTACGTGCGACATCTCCATCAGGCAACGACTGCCCCGTAATGTGACCATGGTCACATTTCGGGGTTTTTATTTTGCGCCGTGGGTTTCGAACACCATCTTTTAACATAAGGATTTTCACAGTGAAAAAGGTATCTTCTGTTTTTGTCTTCGTAACGCTTCTTGCGTTGGGGTTTGCGACAACTTTGCCAGGCGATTCTCAAGAAGCCCCAACAATTCGCCAGAATCAGCAACAGGTCGTCGTTCATTTGTCGCATTTTACTGATGATCTCCACCGCTGCTTTATGGCACTGAAGATTGCGACATTAATGAAAAATGGTGGAGCGGATGTAACCTTGTTCCTTGATCTAGAAGGCGTCCGATTGGCCGAACGCCGGCAATTGCTAGATATGACATGGGGATCCGATTCGACTCCGCTAGCGAAGCACTATGAGAATTTCGCCGAAGCTGGCGGAAAGGTTGTCCTATGTCCCCATTGTGCTAAGTCGGCACGCATCGGTGACATAGCGCTTAAACGCCACGCTGAGATTGGTACTGAAGAGTTGTTGGGGCAAATGTTGTTAAACGCCGACAAGATCCTGGATTATTAGTCGGGGCACAATCTCTCGCGTGCGATACGGATCGAGAAATTTCATGAACTCACTCGTGAGAAGGGGGGGGGCTCTCACAATGCCTGAAATGAGGGATGGCGATATTACCTCATCGCCTATTTTGAACACAACCCGGAGAACACCATGAAGATTTTGCTGGCCATCGATGGTTCCCATTGTAGTGAAACCGCGATCAATGAAGTCTGCTCCCGTCCATGGCCGCCGAATACTGAAGTGGAAGTCTTCACAGTGATTCATGCCACTGTGCCTGCTGTCTACGACCCGTTCTTCGTCGGCTTTGCAATCCACGCAGAACTACTCGAAGAAGAACGCAAGATTGCCCCACAACGTGCTGACGCAGCCGCAAAGCAAATACGAGAAGCAAGGAGCGATCTCACCGTTTCGATCAAGATTCTGGAGGGATCACCAAAGGTACTCATAGTCGAAGAAGCTGAACGCTGGGGAGCTGATCTAGTCCTAATCGGCTCCCACGGTTACGGACCGGCGAAACGATTTCTACTAGGATCAGTCTCTCATGCTGTCGTATTGCACGCACCCTGTTCGGTTGAAGTTGTACGAAACCGACTGACGCAAGCTGCGACGGAGAATACTGAAAGATAACACTGGCAACACGATGGGAGTCTTCCTTGGTGTTCAATTTTCCGACGAAGCTGCGAAATCAACGTGAAGCAATTGTCTTACTAAACGGCCCAAAATTCACATAACAGAGAATCATCGCCAATGGATACTGGTTGTTAGCGTTCGATGCCATTGTGCCATCGATCAAGCTTCTCACAACTTCGACAACCATTTTTCAATACAAATTTCAAACGGACACGCTCGAAATCGAGAAACCGTATACCTTCTATTACTTTCCAAGAGGAGCAAATCATGCAACAGCAAACCGTCTACACGCCAGAAATGCCTTGGGAGAAGTTAACTGAGTTTCCGGGCGAAGGGGAAGTCAAAAGACTTCGTGATCAAGGTTCAGGTAAGGGGCGGACGATCCTCGTTCGCCTGCACGCTGGAGGACAAATCACGCCGCATTCGCACATCGCAGCAGTCCAGCATTACGTCTTGGAAGGAGAATACGAATCCGAAGGAAAAATCTTCGGGGCTGGAACTTACCGCCTCCTGCCGGGTCACGACGATGTGGCTGAGATCTCCACTCAAAACGGAGCCACGATCCTGATGATCTACGACCCAGTTAGCTAAGTTCGATTATTGCAGTTTACAGGATGAGTGCGACGGTGTTGTCCAGGAGTTGTCGGAGTTTTCTCGACCCAGGTCTTCGCAAATGGATTGAGAAAACCTAGTTGCGGATGCTTTGACGTTTGAGCGTCGCAAGCATGTCAGCGAATAATGCCTGGAATTTTGGGGGGTACCACAGACATGGCGATGGTTGGTATTCAATGTGACCGTCCTGCACGAACCAGAGAACGATCAGGCTATGTCACAGCAGAGCCATGAGGACCGTGCGCTCGACCAATTGAGCCTTCCAACCTTGCGGCCCTTCAAAGCCCAGCAACTGCTTGCTGCTTTGGAAGGTGACTTCCGGGCTCCAACGCATGGTATACCACGTGAGATTCTCTTCGGCCTTCGCATCTGTGAACAACGGCCCGATAGTGGCTCTTGGGCAAACTTGGTGAAGCGGGGTGTATAGAATGGGGTATTGATTGATCTACGACCATGTACCACAGGAGCTTGCGTACGTTGTTACCCGTATTGCCGTCCGACGCGGGATTGCGGTTGGACCGTGTGGAAATGAATGATGCTCTTGTTAAGTTGCTTCTGAGCCCGTTGGCACTGACCGCCGCTTGCCCCGGCTGTGGACAGCAAACCGGCAGCGTTCATAGTCGTTACACTTGAACTGCCCGGGACCTACCGATTCAAGGTCGCCCGGTTCGGCTATACCTGACCGTTCGGCGTTTTTTCTGCCGCAACCCCGATTGTCCGCGTCGCGTCTTCTGCGAACCCACCCCGCAATTACTGGCCAAGCATGCTCACTCGACCACTCGGCTCACCGAGGCGATCGAACTCGTCGAAACATTTGCAGCCCTGATCCGCAAGTCAACGTGTTTGACTTGGCGGGAATGGCAAGCGAAAGCGCGGGACAGCCCATGTTCGGAGCTGCTGAGATTTGCGGAAGGACTGGGAACGCGACCGAAACGCGGTTCAGGCAGCGTCCGACGAGCCTTGGAGCAGTGGACCGGTCGAAGGGCACATCAACCGCTTGAAGACGATCAAACGTCAAATTTACGGCCGAGCCAGCTTGGCACTCCTCCGAGCCCGAATGATCCGTGCCGGATAATCACACCCCAATTCACCAAGTTTGCCGAAGATCCACTTTCCGACCGTTGTTCACACTTGCCGGGTGGGATTCGTACCCACTGGAATCAAACGGCCTTTTCACTGCGCACTGGAGTATTCGGGCTATAGGCCGCCTAAACGCATCACACTCGAAGAACTTGCGATGATCGCAACTTTTTCGTGATTTCTTTCGGACGTCATCATTTTTTGCGCTTTTTTTTGGCGAAATTGACGCCTTTCGGGATAGCGGGAAGTGTTCGAAAGTGCGCATTTACAGTGCTTGATGGTTTGCAATGACAGCAAATGTGGGCGAACGAACAATTTCGGGTGAAAATGCTATGACGACTCTCAGCTGACCCACCTCGATTTACTCTCAAATCAAACTTTAGCGATCTTCGTTATTTTTCCTGAAAGAGACGTCATGGACTTGCGATCCGTTCGACGGAAACTCCAGCGGCTCCTTGTGCGTAAACATCGGCCAGTCAAACGTGTACGTAGCAATCCCCACCAAACGAATCTCCCTGCCGTATTGGAACAATTGGAAGATCGCATTTTGCTCGCCGGTAACCAGTCACCACTTGCCTTGCCTGCCCAGTTTTACGGAACGGAAGAGGCGGACTTGCTCATCACGCTGGGAGGCAGCGATCCTGATGACGACCCGTTGACCGCTACGATCGCGTCGTTGCCCGCCACGGGGGCCTTGTATCAGGTCAATGATGGCGTCACCCGTGGGGAGGAAATCACGGCCCCCAACACGCCGGTTTCAGATGCCTTTCTGCGGGTGATCTTTGTTCCCAGTCAAGCGACCGCCGGTCCGTACGATACATCGTTCCAGTTCCAAGTGAACGACGGGTTGGTTGACTCCACGGAAGCCGAAGTTTCTCTGCAATCCGCCACGGATACCTACCGAGTTACGCATGTGTCAGCCGAGAGCCCAAACGCCGAGTTGCAAAATTTAAGCATCACCTCGGCCATTGCCGAGGGCGGCTTCGCCACTCTGTCCGGTGAGATTGTCAATCCAACTCCGGGAGAAGAGATCACCGTCACGGTGAACTGGGGCGACCGCAGCACGGCGGAGACATTTACTTACGATGCTGGCACGAGTTCATTCAGCGAGATTCATCGGTATCAGAATGAGAAGTTTCGATTTCAAGCTCTGACAGTTGAGGCGGCCCAAGACCCAAAGATTGATGCGTTCACTTCGGTGGGTAACGAATTTCTGGTTGCGGCAGGAGAAGATCACCAAAGACGACCACAATTTCAACAGGTCGCGACGGATGATGAAGGAAATTCTCTAGTCGTATGGATGAAAAAAGAACGAAAGCCGGGTTCTTCGTACGACGAATATCTGATCTACGGTCAGCGTTTCAATGCCATTGGTCTGGCGATGGGAGATAAAATCGAGATCTTCTCGTCAGTGACACCAGTCTCGACGTCACCCATCTCATTGGCGGCGACTCCGGATGGTGGTTTTGTCGTCGTCTGGGGCGGCAACTTCGCTTCCGATGACTTGCCGGGCGGCGAACCACACGGTCTTTACGTGCTGGGTCGGCGTTTGGATGCGACGGGCAATTTGCTCGGCAGCACGTTTCGCATCAATACGTCGGTAATTCCCAAGACGCATGAAATGGGGGGAACTTACAGAAGCAACTTTGTGTATTCCCACTCCGTTGCGATGGATGACGCTGGGAATTTCATCGTGATTTGGTCTTATCTCGATGAAATTGGCGGTGATGTGTTCTATCGGACGGTCCGAGGTCAGCGATACGATGCCGATGGGCACGCAATCGGCGGTGAATTCGAAGTCAACACTCAACCTTCCATTGAAGACCTCTCGCCCGAGCAGAGTTCGGGAGGAGAGCCTGGAAACTCGACCGCTTCGGTGGTGATGGATGCCGCGGGGAACTTTGTCGTTTTCTGGGGCGACTCGCTAATTGGTTTAACAGGAGACGACAGCAACGATTGGACGAGAAACAGCCGGGGATTATTGGGGCAACGCTATGATGCCAACGGGGGGCACGTAGGAGATGTGTTTGTCGTGACGGAAGACATCCCCGCGGAAATGCAAGTCGCGATGGATGCCACAGGCAACTTAGTTGCCGCTTGGAGATCTTACCAAGGGGAACCCAATTACCAAGAGATTCGTGGGCGTCGATTCAGCGTAGAGGGTAGTCCTCTGGGCGAAGTGTTCTCGGTGGCCGATGTAGCGTCGAATGCAGATCATCTCTCGTTGGCCGTGAATGATGCCGGGGATTTCGCCGTGAGCTGGTCCGGTCGGTATTCTGTCTCTGGACGCGGCAACAGCTTCCAGGGGGTGATGATCCAGTCGTATGATGCCAACGGAATTGCCCAAGGACGCCCGTTTCTCATCAATCCAGTCGATTTAGATGCGTCTGAACGTCCCTATCCCGATGAATCGACGATCGCGATGGATACAGACGGGAATTTAGTGGTGATCTACCAAAGAGCCTCGCGCCCCTGGAACTTGCACGGCCAATGGTATGCCAAGCGGGAGCCGAGCAATCTGCAAGTGCAAGTCCACAATGTCGCCCCGGAATTGGCGCCGCTATGGTTGAGTGCAGACACGATCGACGAGAACGGAAGCGTCGCCGTTGAGGTTAGTTTTGATGATCCTGGAAACGATGTCCATTCGATTGAACTCGATTGGGGTGATGGTCATACCGAGCGAGTCGATCTGCCATACGACGGTAAAACGCTCACGCTGGCACATCGATATCCCGACGATGGGCTGACCACGCCTGCATCGCGTCAATACACAATTACCGCAACAGTCATCGAGAACATGCTGCTTGAGGTGTCCCGCACCGCGACCGTCACCGTCAATAACATTGTTCCCGAGATCGACGAAGACCCGACGGAGCAATGGCCGACGAACAGTGGTTCAACGGCCAACGATCCGCAGACCAACGCCACCCGCACCTATTTGGTCACAATTCTTGATAGCAATGTCGAACTTGAAAACATCTCGGTGACGTCAGCAATCGACGAAGGCGACACCGCAACGCTTACCGGAGAAATTGTCACCGCCGCTGAACTAAGTGAAGACATCTCAATCACGGTGGATTGGGGTGACAATTCATCGGCAGAGACGTTGACGTTTCCCTTGGGGACCGAATCGTTCAGTACGTCACACCAGTACCAGAATAACGATGCCCGCCTCCAGTCAAAAACGGAATACCACTCAAGCGATTCCCATCACGTCGGAACCTCCTTCACGACAACAGACGTGTTTACTCAGGAGCGATACAACACGGCCTTCCACGGTGTTGTCGTCGATCAATGGGGAACGACGACCGCACTTTGGACGCAAGGCGATCACATTTACGCGCGTCGTTACGATGTGAATAATGAACCACTCGGCGATCGATTCCGAGTCAGCTCTTATCCGACGGATCATAATAACTCTCGCAAGGAAGTTGTTGCGGCTGTCGATGCTGACGGAAACTTCATGGTTGTGTGGGCCGTGTCTCGCTGGAATTACGATCGGGTCCGAACGTCTTATTCTGATTTGGATGCCCTGCACGCTCAGCGTTATGACCGGTATGGGCAACCGCTTGGCAGCGAATTTCAACTAGTGGCCGGCCCAGGAAAGTTCAAGGCTACCAAAGCAATCGCGATGGATGACGAAGGGAACTTCGCAGTTGTCTGGGAAAGCAACGGGTACTTTCCCGTCAAGACGCAACTTCAATTCCAACGATTTGATGCCAACGGACAGCCTCTCAGTGAGAGCGTCGAATTACTTGCACTGTCGACTGACCAGGAGGCGGACGTAGCGATCGACGCTGATGGGAACGCCGTCGTCGTTTGGAACAATGGAAGCCCTTGGTCCAACGGAGTGGCAGGAGACATCTACGCTGCCCGTTTTGATTCCCAGGGCAGGCAGATCGGGGACGATCTTCTGATTCAGGCGAGCGACGCCGGTGTTGAACGGCTTTTCGAGCCCGAAATCACGATGGATGCCGAAGGGAATTTTATCGTGGCCTGGAAACAGGAAGCATCGACTTTCAAGCCCTCTCGATATGACCTCTATGCTCGGCGTTACGATTCCAGTGGTACCCCATTAGGAAGCCCGTTCCGGATCAATCCACTCTACGAGAATTCACAGTTTGTTTATGACTACGATATCCTAGTCGACGACGACGGTAGCTTCATTGCGTCTTGGCAAGCTCGGCCTACGTTGACAGACGGCTTTACCCAAAATCGAATTTTCCTCCAACGATTTGATGAAAACGGGAGGATGATTGGTCGGACCTTGAATGCGTCGCAGCGAATCAGCACGCTTACTGGGGAATCATTGCATCATTATTACCCATCGGCGGTGATCGACCAAGAAGGCAATGTGGATGTCTGGTTCTCGAATCATCGAGACTTCTATAGTCTCAGTTGGGCTCCCAGCGACACAACAACTTATGAAGTGCAAGTCAACAATGTTGCTCCGGTTATCAATCCGTTGGTACTCAGTGCTAACAGCATCAATGAGAATGGAACTGTAACGCTAAACGGCTCGTTCTCAGATCCCGGTATCGGTGATCGGCATTCAGTGACCATCGATTGGGGCGACGGAACCATCGAGACAATCGCTCAGCCAAGCAGTTCAAAGTCCTTTTCATTCAATCACCAATACCTAGACGACCCAGCGGGGAACGGCTCGGCTGAGAACTATGAGATCACGGTCGCGATCACCGACCTGCAATCGGCGCCGGTGACAGCGACCGCTCATGTTACGGTCAAGAACGTTACCCCACAGATTCGGGAAGTTATTAGCAGTTCCACGGGATCTGCCCAGGCAGGCGAGAACGAACTGGTGACCGTTCGAGGGACGTTCACCGACGTCGGCACGCTAGACACTCACACGGTCACGATCGACTGGGGCGACGGCAACGCCACCAGCCTGACCGAAGACCAAATCGTCTGGAATTCGTCTCGTGGCAACTACGAATTCACGGGGACCCACACCTATCCGGCCGGCGGCAGCTTTCCTGTAACGATCACGGTCACAGACGACGATCAGGGCCAGGCGACGGAAACAGTCACGACGCTCATCAAAGGTGTCGGCTTGTACGATGGCACCCTGTATGTCGTTGATGGATTTTACAATGGAAGCACAACCGATGTTTCCAGGGTGGTCGTAGATGGAGTCGAAAAACTTCGTGTGACGGCTGACTTTCTGGCTGGCGAAGACTACCGGGATTTCGACATTGCCAACATCGTGGGCATCGAAATGATCCTGGGTTATCTTGGCGACACGGTGACCATCGCAGACGACGTTTTGATTCCCGCAATCATCGACGCCGGGGACGACGATGATCACATTCGCGGCGGCGGTGGAAACGATTCCATCGACGGAGGCCGTGGCAGCGACACGATGGAAGGCGGCCCCGGCGACGATATCTACCTCTCTCCAGACCAGAATGATACCTTCGTTTTTCAGGGCAGTCATCTCGGAGAAGACATCATCGAAGCCGGTGGGGGTACGCATACGCTCGACTTTTCCGGCTTGTTCGGTGGCATCAATCTCGACCTCGACACGGGAGATTGGCAGACCCTCAACAATGACCTGAGGTTAAAGCTCGCACAACAATGGACGTCCACATTTGGCACCGTTTATGACGATTTGACTATTGGCACTGTCCGAGGAACCGATTACGCAGACGTCATTCACGGCGGGCGATGGGGCTCGTATAATGCCACATTTTATGGACGGGGAGGTAGCGATAGGTTGATCGCCAGAGGAAGTGAAACCCTAGACGGTGGAGACAACATTGACACTTATGTCTTTGCGCAAGAGTCCAATAATTTCTCAGCTCAAAATAATACGATTCTTGCCGGAGGCGGGTATGACATGCTTGACTTCCGGGGGATGGGTGACGGAATCACGATCGATCTCGCCAGCACAGAGCGACAAAACTACAGCAAGAACTTGTACTTGACCCTGCAAGAGGGAGCCACGATCGCAAACGTTTACGGCAGTGACTACGACGATGTCATCCTCGGCAATTCGCTGGGCAATCGATTGTATGGCTATGGTGGAGGCGATGTTTTAGAAGGCCGAACCGGAACGGACCACCTCTGGGCTGGAGTCGACTCGGACGTGGACGCTGTCGTCACACCAGATGGAGCCGATTTTTATTATCAAATCGCGGATGAAGATTACATTTTCACCAATTTCGCTCTGGATGATGCAAAAAATGGCTACGCGCAGAGCCTCGCGGGGCGATATTTCCGAAAACCCGACGATCAGCCTTGGGGAGATGCGAATGAGATTGCCTGGTTTGACCAGGCTCTCGATGGGTCGATTTA from Thalassoroseus pseudoceratinae carries:
- a CDS encoding PKD domain-containing protein; translation: MDLRSVRRKLQRLLVRKHRPVKRVRSNPHQTNLPAVLEQLEDRILLAGNQSPLALPAQFYGTEEADLLITLGGSDPDDDPLTATIASLPATGALYQVNDGVTRGEEITAPNTPVSDAFLRVIFVPSQATAGPYDTSFQFQVNDGLVDSTEAEVSLQSATDTYRVTHVSAESPNAELQNLSITSAIAEGGFATLSGEIVNPTPGEEITVTVNWGDRSTAETFTYDAGTSSFSEIHRYQNEKFRFQALTVEAAQDPKIDAFTSVGNEFLVAAGEDHQRRPQFQQVATDDEGNSLVVWMKKERKPGSSYDEYLIYGQRFNAIGLAMGDKIEIFSSVTPVSTSPISLAATPDGGFVVVWGGNFASDDLPGGEPHGLYVLGRRLDATGNLLGSTFRINTSVIPKTHEMGGTYRSNFVYSHSVAMDDAGNFIVIWSYLDEIGGDVFYRTVRGQRYDADGHAIGGEFEVNTQPSIEDLSPEQSSGGEPGNSTASVVMDAAGNFVVFWGDSLIGLTGDDSNDWTRNSRGLLGQRYDANGGHVGDVFVVTEDIPAEMQVAMDATGNLVAAWRSYQGEPNYQEIRGRRFSVEGSPLGEVFSVADVASNADHLSLAVNDAGDFAVSWSGRYSVSGRGNSFQGVMIQSYDANGIAQGRPFLINPVDLDASERPYPDESTIAMDTDGNLVVIYQRASRPWNLHGQWYAKREPSNLQVQVHNVAPELAPLWLSADTIDENGSVAVEVSFDDPGNDVHSIELDWGDGHTERVDLPYDGKTLTLAHRYPDDGLTTPASRQYTITATVIENMLLEVSRTATVTVNNIVPEIDEDPTEQWPTNSGSTANDPQTNATRTYLVTILDSNVELENISVTSAIDEGDTATLTGEIVTAAELSEDISITVDWGDNSSAETLTFPLGTESFSTSHQYQNNDARLQSKTEYHSSDSHHVGTSFTTTDVFTQERYNTAFHGVVVDQWGTTTALWTQGDHIYARRYDVNNEPLGDRFRVSSYPTDHNNSRKEVVAAVDADGNFMVVWAVSRWNYDRVRTSYSDLDALHAQRYDRYGQPLGSEFQLVAGPGKFKATKAIAMDDEGNFAVVWESNGYFPVKTQLQFQRFDANGQPLSESVELLALSTDQEADVAIDADGNAVVVWNNGSPWSNGVAGDIYAARFDSQGRQIGDDLLIQASDAGVERLFEPEITMDAEGNFIVAWKQEASTFKPSRYDLYARRYDSSGTPLGSPFRINPLYENSQFVYDYDILVDDDGSFIASWQARPTLTDGFTQNRIFLQRFDENGRMIGRTLNASQRISTLTGESLHHYYPSAVIDQEGNVDVWFSNHRDFYSLSWAPSDTTTYEVQVNNVAPVINPLVLSANSINENGTVTLNGSFSDPGIGDRHSVTIDWGDGTIETIAQPSSSKSFSFNHQYLDDPAGNGSAENYEITVAITDLQSAPVTATAHVTVKNVTPQIREVISSSTGSAQAGENELVTVRGTFTDVGTLDTHTVTIDWGDGNATSLTEDQIVWNSSRGNYEFTGTHTYPAGGSFPVTITVTDDDQGQATETVTTLIKGVGLYDGTLYVVDGFYNGSTTDVSRVVVDGVEKLRVTADFLAGEDYRDFDIANIVGIEMILGYLGDTVTIADDVLIPAIIDAGDDDDHIRGGGGNDSIDGGRGSDTMEGGPGDDIYLSPDQNDTFVFQGSHLGEDIIEAGGGTHTLDFSGLFGGINLDLDTGDWQTLNNDLRLKLAQQWTSTFGTVYDDLTIGTVRGTDYADVIHGGRWGSYNATFYGRGGSDRLIARGSETLDGGDNIDTYVFAQESNNFSAQNNTILAGGGYDMLDFRGMGDGITIDLASTERQNYSKNLYLTLQEGATIANVYGSDYDDVILGNSLGNRLYGYGGGDVLEGRTGTDHLWAGVDSDVDAVVTPDGADFYYQIADEDYIFTNFALDDAKNGYAQSLAGRYFRKPDDQPWGDANEIAWFDQALDGSIYWLGDGTLHLGANGTRNGAKRAAIDHQGNVFVEGKWNGSSYVQRLTPEGQWSTTDDFQKGADDNLYSLEEGSLYRDGTAVSAYGISSLGLVDGNVVGVNRHGRITFVARNDTFYSLDFLVSDKEAGLRLRTKTNGDQAWLTKSENVVAMAVVGDKIFELAETAGASERQLIQHSLVTTQKAVIASGVIAMAVGDGYIYYLFSEDGRVERRSAKTGEVTVDQFGYDFDNIYFPTNSIGGFSIIHPSVELGISLLDYLLLEISWVEGEIERLDHYVRSFEASEGLYNTLTNEIREDFGFTSRANLREAGSLIKTKRELPQEIDHYKNLLVGLRAEFGDLQSYQAQIQAEIARKAKFDREKLRIAEDIKNDIRRQIDHLPGNIKEVTVNKEDFVYREDGTIEGKATVKLGHSWGKVWNPFKWKHENVQSPLVQTLVPFTFDTNSGQTTLNSIPVDFGKIESPVSWFKASIDIGVHEVPLAGINAIYQGYLNVIDDYHRALPSENDLQDVVAKAEAAGRIALPIVLPYAVPYVAAIDALTDGDTPLEITPEEALPIAVQVATGPLGTQIGGYIGLARLLLPGDAQEAMKGFETIASSLTNPAIVVESLREQLSKIQGINFASVQLPEALRGALEFLEENPFDTNTLVEAFIGNATGLAWSFVEDLIDDRLPYELSGTTHTFQITPPNVPELTFTVKFTTKSHTDFTVTTWSVNTRYKVGIADINYRVEKASPNDQKITSLLDFSYDSDTFYVGANVEIDGKLRFEDINFEIKIKDEGNEFLTLTPSTGSLTVTIPESVSTNWAGIKAVYTQVDGVDRVELTIPAQDNVTKFTVTTPVVTGYIHLAGLTATRAGTQWNFVPNIIDDLQIASQEQLLAVVREKFPEFPDLVLKNLSINFDNNDLITVSFDPLTASVETDYISGEVTLRGFTIDLKSSSMSLDYTPSLTPKLDFLLTAFDTSLEEQLIEKINSSEDINPNNISGILDSILEGVLESMGLSAPASFGLTTTESQSEADKAATAVANDQWESTHPKVQNALLGMYGVKRAFKKHGSIGLLYEDGSAKFFRKDNLKAIIQIHSESAASEFGSETYQNLMVIAETLTGQQIFKRFMDTNETVVITWSPSLAEVAVDPSWTKGQPIPVTYNHLGSSIVGQDVGANNNPVSGAFLPEIDLAHELIHAVHIAENHQEALHLASPPNFDTDPSVVYILANMLLEESRTIGTGSYSPGKAGYDEMNENNFRRELWRNRGQTWYWHRITHAEHVEKKQLLENGPLQLIDSQLRDALQLPTPETLAETVEALPTFPPAGGFRIESIATTGNLINWLEAIAALPEDPRPNEVVTIVLNLTSGEYSGQNVVVPKGYQLNLDGTYWGPTLIGQSPSLTLVSGDLFIFGNVTFTNETDAPTILVQNGSLSLRHTVVQETTVADRPAIDILAGSVDLGTASAPGVNTIVINGDGNLIVNKSPKPISAIGNTFQQDSTRLVTSFEIEAKIEDAVDNNGGSGVVTFVPNTVFRQIGEGPFEMNLINLVADLGVSDPVFQTLASSGGTATLLADERTVRFVAPDDGTGGFTYAVFSNGQEVASRSVEFLVKNVAPSVNLGADFLLSDAGPVMFQDKFTDPGANDTHTFLWQVTSNNGQVIPDSTDRNFSLTPTANGEYLVTFTVTDDDGGIGRDEVLVTVNHFPPESVATFESVTFFNNSPDLEAGFSPDGTGQRSIIKGIQVVFDGNVEISLGAITDNSFRIVSLSDPSISLQLQVLETKAENGKTIATIGFASQSPLVDHTGSLIDGRYQFLVDGAVLGVDADGSGSNGGTLTTRFHRLFGDADGDADVDNMDYMSYRNAIFSNTRYSLFDFDGDSRLLGQTGVDPDDLNAFFSNYGQFL
- a CDS encoding ZIP family metal transporter gives rise to the protein MSTLGYIILFGLAMSLIALAGSLTLLLKQEVLDKLLLPMVAFAAGSLIGGALFHMIPTSVDKMGNSVAVYLWLAAGFVTFLALEQFLHWHHSHETQPGAREPLTYLILIADGLHNLIGGMFVGATFLIDVRLGVTAWLAAAAHEVPQEMGDFAILVHGGWSQKGALFFNFLSALTFPLGGILVYAASTTIDVNFLVPFAAGNFLYIGAADLIPEIKKSHDLQTNLIHFVTLLAGMMVLLLLRT
- a CDS encoding DsrE family protein, with the translated sequence MKKVSSVFVFVTLLALGFATTLPGDSQEAPTIRQNQQQVVVHLSHFTDDLHRCFMALKIATLMKNGGADVTLFLDLEGVRLAERRQLLDMTWGSDSTPLAKHYENFAEAGGKVVLCPHCAKSARIGDIALKRHAEIGTEELLGQMLLNADKILDY
- a CDS encoding cupin domain-containing protein, translated to MQQQTVYTPEMPWEKLTEFPGEGEVKRLRDQGSGKGRTILVRLHAGGQITPHSHIAAVQHYVLEGEYESEGKIFGAGTYRLLPGHDDVAEISTQNGATILMIYDPVS
- a CDS encoding universal stress protein produces the protein MKILLAIDGSHCSETAINEVCSRPWPPNTEVEVFTVIHATVPAVYDPFFVGFAIHAELLEEERKIAPQRADAAAKQIREARSDLTVSIKILEGSPKVLIVEEAERWGADLVLIGSHGYGPAKRFLLGSVSHAVVLHAPCSVEVVRNRLTQAATENTER